A genomic window from Acidimicrobiales bacterium includes:
- a CDS encoding helix-turn-helix domain-containing protein encodes MDRSGSAPSLLAYRVEDAARELSMSRRQVYRLLATGELLARKTGSRTLIERVELVRFLRRQRQYRPSGAA; translated from the coding sequence ATGGATCGGTCGGGTAGCGCTCCCTCGTTGCTCGCCTACCGGGTTGAGGACGCGGCCCGTGAGCTGTCGATGTCCCGCCGGCAGGTCTACCGGCTCCTGGCCACCGGCGAGCTGCTCGCCCGCAAGACCGGTTCCCGGACGTTGATCGAGCGGGTCGAGCTCGTGCGCTTCCTTCGACGGCAACGCCAGTACCGGCCGTCGGGCGCGGCGTGA